The following are encoded together in the bacterium genome:
- the fliM gene encoding flagellar motor switch protein FliM yields MLANEATGNAQEGNGETIGGDDVNAADWGLGGETDESGAPSRVLNQDEIDSLLGFDTSGDGDGANTGINAILDKALMAYERLPMLEVVFDRLVRMMSTSLRNFLSDNVDVSIDSMHSLRFGDYLNSIPLPALLFVFKAQEWENFGLVTVDSALIYSAVDVLLGGRRANRPVRIEGRPYTTIEQELVKRMVEVALADMSAAFDPISPVTFHVDRLETNPRFATIARPGNASILIRLRVDMEERGGNLEILLPHATLEPIRDLLLQMFMGEKFGRDSIWETYLSQEVRNTEVTLEAVLSEKLLKLGDVFNFKVGSTILLDNGPDDDIGIVCAGTKLFTAGLGRVENTIAVKVKQKITPQEGELV; encoded by the coding sequence ATGCTGGCCAATGAGGCCACCGGCAATGCGCAGGAAGGCAATGGCGAGACCATCGGCGGCGATGATGTAAACGCGGCCGACTGGGGCCTGGGCGGCGAAACGGATGAAAGCGGCGCGCCCAGCCGCGTGCTGAACCAGGATGAGATCGACAGCCTGCTGGGGTTTGATACCAGCGGCGATGGCGACGGCGCCAATACCGGCATCAACGCCATTCTCGACAAGGCCCTGATGGCCTATGAACGCCTGCCGATGCTCGAGGTGGTGTTCGACCGTCTGGTGCGCATGATGTCCACCAGCCTGCGCAACTTCCTTTCGGATAACGTGGATGTCAGCATCGACTCCATGCATTCGCTGCGTTTCGGCGATTACCTCAACTCCATCCCCCTGCCCGCGCTGCTGTTTGTGTTCAAGGCGCAGGAATGGGAGAATTTCGGCCTGGTGACGGTGGACAGCGCGCTGATCTATTCCGCCGTGGACGTGCTGCTGGGCGGGCGGCGCGCCAACCGGCCGGTGCGCATCGAAGGCCGCCCCTACACGACCATTGAGCAGGAGCTGGTCAAACGCATGGTGGAAGTGGCGCTGGCGGACATGAGCGCCGCGTTCGACCCCATCAGCCCGGTGACCTTCCATGTGGACCGGCTGGAGACCAACCCGCGATTCGCCACCATCGCACGGCCCGGCAATGCCTCCATCCTCATCCGCTTGCGCGTGGATATGGAAGAGCGCGGCGGCAACCTGGAAATCCTGCTGCCCCATGCCACGCTTGAGCCCATCCGCGACCTGCTGCTGCAGATGTTCATGGGGGAAAAATTCGGCCGCGACTCCATCTGGGAAACCTACCTGAGCCAGGAAGTGCGCAACACGGAAGTGACGCTGGAAGCGGTCTTAAGCGAAAAACTGCTCAAGCTCGGCGATGTGTTCAACTTCAAGGTGGGCAGCACCATTTTGCTGGATAACGGCCCGGATGACGATATTGGCATTGTTTGTGCAGGAACAAAATTATTTACCGCTGGACTCGGCCGGGTGGAGAACACCATCGCCGTGAAAGTGAAACAGAAAATAACCCCGCAAGAAGGCGAACTCGTATGA
- a CDS encoding flagellar basal body protein FliL, protein MSAKETKQEEPEDKDGAAAEGGEGEEKPKSKKKMIIAIVAVILFAGLGVGAYLMGMFGGGGEEKPAGEEQTAEEGGHGEEHAEEKKEEGHGEEAEGGEHGEGGEGHEKAKSGGHGGEAAADSKSPDGAIYHPLPDFLVNLNSPTKRSSFLKVTVTLVVADEKSVETVKGYEPRIIDSFQTYLRELRPEDLKGSGGIFRLREELLLRINKIVQPAKVNDILFKDMIVQ, encoded by the coding sequence CAGGAAGAACCTGAAGATAAAGACGGAGCCGCCGCTGAAGGTGGCGAAGGCGAGGAAAAGCCAAAGAGTAAAAAGAAAATGATTATCGCCATTGTGGCGGTGATTCTTTTCGCGGGGCTTGGCGTGGGCGCCTATCTGATGGGCATGTTCGGCGGCGGGGGTGAAGAGAAACCCGCCGGTGAAGAACAAACCGCCGAGGAAGGTGGGCATGGCGAAGAGCATGCCGAAGAGAAAAAAGAGGAAGGCCACGGCGAAGAGGCCGAAGGTGGTGAACATGGCGAAGGCGGTGAAGGCCATGAGAAAGCAAAAAGTGGCGGGCATGGCGGCGAAGCGGCGGCCGACAGCAAATCCCCCGATGGCGCGATTTATCACCCCCTGCCCGATTTTCTGGTCAACCTGAACTCCCCGACCAAGCGCAGCAGCTTTTTGAAAGTGACGGTGACGCTGGTGGTGGCGGATGAAAAAAGCGTGGAGACGGTAAAGGGCTACGAACCCCGCATCATCGACAGTTTCCAGACCTACCTGCGCGAATTGCGGCCGGAGGATTTGAAAGGCTCGGGCGGCATCTTCCGCCTGCGGGAGGAGCTGCTGCTGCGCATCAACAAAATCGTGCAGCCGGCAAAGGTTAATGATATACTGTTTAAAGATATGATTGTTCAGTAG